Proteins from one Natrinema salinisoli genomic window:
- the cysK gene encoding cysteine synthase A, producing MDGTVEPAADIDAAESVDELIGETPLLRLDAFADNCYGKLESHNPYSVKDRIARAILDAAERDGALEPGGTVVESTSGNTGIGLAAVSAARGYDCVLTMPSSMSTERRQLLEALGADLELTPAEDGMTGANERAAEIAADRENAILARQFENEANPAAHRETTGPEIWAATDGAVDAVVAGVGTGGTITGISEYVKEEQGKTAFTSVAVEPAESPTLSELSSDGHDIQGIGPGFVPDILRTELVDETRSVEASEAKDAARKLGRSEGVLVGISAGAALAAGADYAADHPDELTVVVLPDTGERYLSTDLYDFE from the coding sequence ATGGACGGAACTGTCGAACCCGCGGCCGATATCGACGCCGCCGAGAGCGTCGACGAACTGATCGGCGAGACGCCCCTGCTCCGACTGGACGCCTTCGCCGACAACTGCTACGGGAAGCTCGAGTCGCACAACCCCTACTCGGTCAAAGACCGGATCGCGCGGGCGATTCTGGACGCCGCCGAGCGAGACGGCGCGCTCGAGCCGGGCGGAACGGTGGTCGAATCGACCAGCGGCAACACGGGGATCGGGCTGGCGGCCGTCTCCGCCGCACGCGGGTACGACTGCGTGTTGACGATGCCGTCCTCGATGTCGACCGAGCGCCGGCAACTCCTGGAAGCGCTGGGGGCCGACCTCGAGCTCACCCCCGCCGAGGACGGAATGACGGGCGCGAACGAACGCGCCGCGGAGATCGCCGCCGACCGCGAGAACGCGATCCTGGCGCGTCAGTTCGAGAACGAAGCCAACCCCGCGGCACACCGCGAGACGACGGGGCCGGAGATCTGGGCGGCCACCGACGGCGCGGTCGACGCGGTCGTCGCGGGCGTCGGTACCGGCGGCACGATCACCGGGATCTCGGAGTACGTGAAAGAAGAGCAGGGGAAGACCGCGTTCACGTCGGTCGCGGTCGAGCCCGCCGAGTCGCCCACCCTCTCGGAGCTCAGCTCCGACGGACACGACATTCAGGGGATCGGCCCCGGGTTCGTCCCCGATATCCTCCGGACCGAGCTCGTCGACGAAACCCGTTCCGTCGAGGCGTCCGAAGCGAAAGACGCCGCTCGAAAACTGGGCCGCAGCGAAGGGGTGCTGGTCGGCATCTCGGCGGGGGCGGCACTGGCTGCCGGTGCCGACTACGCGGCCGACCACCCGGACGAACTGACCGTCGTCGTCCTCCCGGACACCGGCGAGCGATACCTCTCGACGGATCTCTACGATTTCGAATAG
- a CDS encoding DUF7577 domain-containing protein, protein MELWGWLVGYIALFALLHLLLYYLYARRDDGDGDRTPSFADPNRASMRSSPGPDRYPRGGDDIRDADQADVDRELEFTGETVRCPHCGARNEADQTFTYCWNCISGLRQ, encoded by the coding sequence ATGGAGCTCTGGGGCTGGCTCGTCGGCTACATCGCGCTGTTCGCCCTGCTCCACCTGTTACTGTACTACCTGTACGCTCGGCGCGACGACGGAGACGGCGACCGAACGCCGTCGTTCGCCGACCCGAATCGGGCGAGTATGCGGTCCTCGCCCGGCCCGGATCGCTACCCCCGCGGTGGCGACGACATCCGCGACGCCGACCAGGCCGACGTCGACCGCGAACTCGAGTTCACTGGGGAGACTGTCCGCTGTCCGCACTGCGGCGCGCGAAACGAGGCCGACCAGACGTTCACGTACTGCTGGAACTGTATCTCCGGGTTGCGGCAGTGA
- a CDS encoding HalOD1 output domain-containing protein — protein sequence MNGYAPPASQSPSPPLYRATHDPEGPATLSTTVIHALADCMGVDVTDSRISLYDTVDPDALNSLFRPRHDGTPRAGGTLSFVVGGHHVTVRGDGEILIQPPARR from the coding sequence ATGAACGGATACGCACCCCCCGCTTCGCAGTCCCCCTCTCCACCCCTGTATCGGGCCACCCACGATCCGGAGGGACCGGCGACGCTCAGTACGACCGTGATCCACGCGCTGGCCGACTGCATGGGCGTCGACGTGACCGACAGCCGCATCTCGCTGTACGACACCGTCGATCCGGACGCCCTGAATTCACTCTTCCGACCGCGACACGACGGGACGCCTCGAGCCGGCGGGACGCTCTCGTTCGTCGTCGGCGGTCACCACGTGACCGTCCGGGGCGACGGCGAGATCCTGATCCAACCACCGGCGCGCCGCTAG
- the thsB gene encoding thermosome subunit beta produces MSQRMQQGQPMIVMSEDSQRVKDKDAQDYNISAARAVAEAVQSTLGPKGMDKMLVDSMGSVTITNDGVTILKEMDIDNPTAEMIIEVAETQEDEAGDGTTTAVAIAGELLKNAEDLLEQDIHPTAIIKGFHLASEQAREEIDDIATDIDTSDEALLRKTAETSMTGKGTEVNKEHLAQLIVEAIRQVTVEDENGDNVVDLEFLNIETQTGRSAGESELLEGGIIDKDPVHDNMPRSAEDADILLLNEAIEVEEADVDTEVSVTDPDQLQQFLDREEKQLREKVDHIVDLGADVVFCQKGIDDLAQHYLAKEGILAVRRAKKSDLEFLQEVVGASIVSDLESATAEDLGFGDVTRDEADELFYVEGEDAHGVTLLLRGSTDHVVDELERGVNDALDVVAQTVSDGRVLAGGGAIEVELASRLRDFADSVSGREQLAVEAFADSLELVPRVLAGNAGLDSIDTLVDLRAAHDDGQITAGLNVFSGDVEDTFEAGVVEPAHAKEQAVTSAAEAANLVLKIDDIISAGDLSTDKGDDEAGGPGGAPGGMGGMGGGMGGMM; encoded by the coding sequence ATGAGTCAGCGAATGCAGCAGGGGCAGCCGATGATCGTAATGAGCGAGGACTCCCAGCGCGTCAAGGACAAGGACGCGCAGGATTACAACATCAGCGCCGCCCGTGCGGTCGCTGAAGCCGTCCAGTCGACGCTCGGTCCGAAGGGCATGGACAAGATGCTCGTCGACTCCATGGGATCGGTGACGATCACCAACGACGGCGTCACCATCCTCAAGGAGATGGACATCGACAATCCGACGGCCGAGATGATCATCGAGGTCGCCGAAACCCAGGAAGACGAAGCTGGTGACGGCACCACGACGGCCGTCGCGATCGCCGGCGAACTCCTCAAGAACGCCGAGGACCTCCTCGAGCAGGACATCCACCCGACGGCGATCATCAAGGGCTTCCACCTCGCCAGCGAGCAGGCCCGCGAGGAGATCGACGACATCGCGACCGACATCGACACCAGCGACGAAGCGCTCCTCCGGAAGACCGCCGAGACCTCGATGACCGGCAAGGGCACCGAGGTCAACAAGGAGCACCTCGCCCAGCTGATCGTCGAGGCCATCCGGCAGGTCACCGTCGAGGACGAGAACGGCGACAACGTCGTCGACCTCGAGTTCCTCAACATCGAAACCCAGACCGGCCGCAGCGCCGGCGAATCCGAGCTCCTCGAGGGCGGCATCATCGACAAGGACCCGGTCCACGACAACATGCCCCGCTCGGCGGAGGACGCCGACATCCTGCTGCTGAACGAGGCCATCGAGGTCGAGGAGGCCGACGTCGACACCGAAGTCTCCGTCACCGACCCCGACCAGCTCCAGCAGTTCCTCGACCGCGAGGAGAAACAGCTCCGCGAGAAGGTCGACCACATCGTCGACCTCGGCGCTGACGTCGTCTTCTGTCAGAAGGGCATCGACGACCTCGCACAGCACTACCTCGCCAAGGAGGGTATCCTCGCCGTCCGCCGCGCCAAGAAGTCCGACCTCGAGTTCCTCCAGGAGGTCGTCGGCGCGTCGATCGTCTCCGACCTCGAGAGCGCGACCGCCGAGGACCTCGGCTTCGGTGACGTCACCCGCGACGAGGCTGACGAACTGTTCTACGTCGAGGGCGAGGACGCCCACGGCGTCACTCTCCTGCTCCGCGGCTCGACCGACCACGTCGTCGACGAACTCGAGCGCGGCGTCAACGACGCGCTCGACGTCGTCGCACAGACCGTCTCCGACGGCCGCGTCCTCGCGGGCGGCGGTGCGATCGAGGTCGAACTCGCCTCGCGACTCCGTGACTTCGCCGACTCCGTCTCCGGTCGCGAGCAGCTCGCCGTCGAAGCCTTCGCCGACTCGCTCGAGCTCGTCCCGCGCGTCCTCGCCGGCAACGCGGGCCTCGACTCGATCGACACGCTGGTCGACCTGCGTGCGGCCCACGACGACGGCCAGATCACGGCCGGCCTGAACGTCTTCTCGGGCGACGTCGAGGACACGTTCGAGGCAGGCGTCGTCGAACCCGCACACGCCAAGGAGCAGGCGGTCACCTCCGCTGCCGAAGCGGCCAACCTCGTGCTCAAAATCGACGACATCATCTCCGCCGGCGACCTGTCGACCGACAAGGGCGACGACGAGGCCGGCGGCCCCGGTGGTGCCCCCGGCGGCATGGGCGGCATGGGCGGCGGCATGGGCGGCATGATGTAA
- the lrp gene encoding HTH-type transcriptional regulator Lrp produces MTYENLDAKLVNALLGDGRASLRSLAEDLDVSVTTVSNHLSDLEEQGVIDGYTPKVDYDAVGYDVTAVIQLQVEGNALPDVTDTLRDHRQMTSVYEVTGDYDVIAIGKFEDTDGMNEQIKQLLTDPDIKASNTSVVLNAVSENEQFELEVDENA; encoded by the coding sequence ATGACGTACGAAAATCTCGACGCAAAACTAGTGAATGCACTTCTCGGCGACGGGCGAGCGAGCCTCCGCAGCCTCGCCGAGGACCTCGACGTCTCGGTGACGACCGTCTCCAATCACCTCTCGGATCTCGAGGAACAGGGCGTGATCGACGGCTATACGCCGAAAGTCGATTACGATGCAGTCGGCTACGACGTGACCGCGGTTATCCAACTCCAGGTCGAGGGGAACGCCCTCCCGGACGTCACCGACACGCTGCGCGACCACCGCCAGATGACCAGCGTCTACGAGGTCACCGGCGACTACGACGTGATCGCCATCGGCAAGTTCGAAGACACCGACGGCATGAACGAACAGATCAAACAGCTGCTGACCGACCCCGACATCAAAGCCTCGAACACGAGCGTCGTCCTCAACGCCGTCAGCGAGAACGAACAGTTCGAACTCGAAGTCGACGAGAACGCGTAA